Sequence from the Torulaspora globosa chromosome 4, complete sequence genome:
TACAGAGGCTAAGCAACACGGCGTCAGCATTAGTGTCTCTTTTGGGCGGGAAAGAAAGCAACAAAGATATTCCATCGCTTTGCTCGAATCCGTACTCATCCTATATTGAACCGATACGTCAAtacaagaagaaggtctctacaattcttccaaggcCAGATCCTGCACAATCGAGTAGCTTAAGATCtgaagctttggaaaagaTACAAGATGCGAAGGATGAATCAAACTCACAAGTCCTGCCAAAACAACGTCAAAAAGGGCAGCAAAAACCCTCTTCAGATAAGTACAAACCAGCCAGGTCCTCTTCCCTGCGCTCCAGTATAGTTCCCGTTGAGGAAGTAAGCAAGACAGTCAAGGAAAACGGAGAAAAGCCTGCAGTACCCACTGCCGCTCgcttcagcttttccttgGAGGGGATGCGCAATGAAAAGGAGCAAGCTGAAGTACGGCAACCAGACGCAACTCCGTTGCTTGATCATGCGGGAAGTGTGAACGCTCCGAAGCCAAGGCAGCGTATGACTGAACTTGGGGTGAATGAATCCGATAGCGGAAACGGGCAAGCAAAAAAGAGCGATCGCGGAGAATCGAATCATAAAGAGCCTGTCAGTCAGCAAGTTGAGGATAAATTTGACTCTCAAAGCAAGATCGGTCtctttccttcaaaaaGTCTGACACCAGAGCCTGTAAATTTCGATTTTGGTGAACCTTTGCCTTCAAATGTCGACGCTGGCCTCATTGATGGGGCCAAGGTGGAAAAATTCAAATCACTATTCGCCTTCTGATGAAGTGTGTGCACTCAAGGGATAAATGACATAGCGTCAACAATTGGTGTATATGTAGAAAGCATAATATATAATCTGCCATGATGGCGGCTAAAGGATATCGAATTCACAAGCAACCACCATTTACAGAACTTTTTGCTtaacaaagaaagatctCAAATGTCTCATTTGCCACGCACAGGTAATGCCGAGCACGATCAGTTGGACTATGCTCCACCACATAGCACGGGAGTTGACGGCCTCAGAGGCGTTCCTGAACTTTGCCTCACGATCTCTAACAAGTTTCTGCTCCCTTCTGATCTCCATGACCTTCTCGTTAAGAATTTCAATTTTACTTTGCAGGGATTCAACCGTACTACGTTGCTTGGAGTCTAGCTTCGTGTCTGCACCAACTTCGAATTCGAGCTCGACCTTGGTTCTGCCTTTATTCAGCCATCTAGTGGCCTGTGGCTGAATACATATTCTGTGTTCTCCTGAGTCCAAGGCGTTAAATGAGATTTCGCCTCTTGGTGAGCCTTTCTGGTGCGAAACCCTGTGCATGTCATCAAAAGTTTCATCGATATCCACCAAAACGTCAAACTCCTGAGGAATCGCGTCCCTAAAAGAATCTAGCttctcatcgaaaatttgCACATTATATCTGCCCTGCAGCAGCGTACCCTTGGATAATTCTTTGTGGAAACACTTGCGTTCTCCACCGT
This genomic interval carries:
- the ERP1 gene encoding Erp1p (ancestral locus Anc_4.124), whose product is MLCAVLIQLAFFLAVFPSKVSAFYFYGNGGERKCFHKELSKGTLLQGRYNVQIFDEKLDSFRDAIPQEFDVLVDIDETFDDMHRVSHQKGSPRGEISFNALDSGEHRICIQPQATRWLNKGRTKVELEFEVGADTKLDSKQRSTVESLQSKIEILNEKVMEIRREQKLVRDREAKFRNASEAVNSRAMWWSIVQLIVLGITCAWQMRHLRSFFVKQKVL